In a single window of the Arachis hypogaea cultivar Tifrunner chromosome 6, arahy.Tifrunner.gnm2.J5K5, whole genome shotgun sequence genome:
- the LOC140173688 gene encoding uncharacterized protein gives MANEEQIASPGSMSMENDVIWNENACDMWNELEHRYHQGDIFRVAELEEKMYTTRQGDLSITAYFTKLRTIWEEIEAFLPIPKCLCGSECVCGLGTVRKYRTQRQLVRLLRGLINDEYSTVR, from the exons ATGGCGAATGAGGAACAAATAGCGAGTCCAGGTTCGATGTCGATGGAGAACGA tgtgatttggaatgaaaatgcctGTGATATGTGGAACGAATTGGAACATAGGTATCATCAGGGAGACATATTTAGAGTCGCTGAATTAGAAGAGAAAATGTATACCACTAGGCAGGGGGATCTGAGTATCACTGCTTATTTCACAAAACTAAGAACAATTTGGGAAGAGATTGAAGCATTCCTACCAATTCCAAAATGCTTATGTGGTTCGGAATGCGTTTGCGGCTTAGGAACTGTGAGGAAGTATCGAACACAAAGACAATTGGTGAGATTGTTAAGGGGCCTAATAAATGACGAATATAGTACAGTTCGATAA